In Colletotrichum higginsianum IMI 349063 chromosome 3, whole genome shotgun sequence, a genomic segment contains:
- a CDS encoding FMN-dependent dehydrogenase, which translates to MEQYALKKLSPKAVSYYASGTDDEITKIGNGAIFRSILLRPRVFVDCTRCSLSTKILGNPVEIPIYVSPAAMAKLAHPVGEAGIAAACSKFQALQIISKNASMSPSAIVRAGSDATFAWQLYVLKDIEATERTLAQIRGIPQIKFIVLTLDAPFPGKREADERFKMAEVAGGAPPQAWGTESGLTWKRTLEWLTKHTSLPIVLKGIQTHEDAYAATLFPSVRGIIISNHGGRALDTTMTPIQVLLEIRKFCPQVLDKVDVLIDGGVRRGTDVVKALALGAKGVGIGRAALYSLAVGGQAGVERALQILTEETITAMRLLGVERVDQLGLRHINTDSLQSQLYSGPPGLEEVDRELRSRL; encoded by the exons ATGGAACAATACGCTCTGAAAAAGCTGAGTCCGAAGGCCGTCTCATATTACGCCTCCGGAACCGATGACGAGATCACCAAGATTGGAAACGGCGCGATTTTCCGCTCCATCCTTTTACGGCCGCGGGTCTTCGTCGACTGCACTCGATGCTCTCTTTCCACCAAAATTCTGGGCAACCCAGTCGAGATACCCATCTATgtctcgcccgccgccatggccaagtTGGCCCATCCTGTaggcgaggccggcatcgcgGCAGCGTGTTCGAAATTCCAGGCGCTGCAGATCATCAGCAAAAACGCCTCCATGTCTCCTTCAGCCATTGTTCGGGCCGGATCCGACGCGACCTTTGCGTGGCAACTCTACGTGTTGAAGGACATTGAGGCAACCGAACGGACGCTGGCGCAGATCAGGGGGATTCCTCAGATCAAGTTCATCGTCCTCACCCTCGACGCCCCTTTCCCCGGCAAGAGAGAGGCGGACGAACGATTCAAGatggccgaggtcgccgggGGAGCACCGCCGCAGGCTTGGGGCACGGAATCTGGTCTGACCTGGAAAAGGACTTTGGAGTGGCTCACCAAGCACACTTCGCTGCCCATCGTCTTGAAGGGCATCCAGACGCACGAAGACGCCTATGCGGCCACTCTTTTCCCCAGCGTCAGgggcatcatcatctccaaCCACGGCGGCCGCGCTCTGGACACGACCATGACGCCGATTCAGGTGCTCTTGGAGATCCGAAAGTTCTGTCCGCAGGTGCTGGACAAGGTGGATGTTTTGATCGATGGCGGTGTCAGGCGAGGGACGGATGTCGTCAAGGCGTTAGCTTTGGGGGCTAAGGGTGTGGGTATTGGGAGAGCTGCGTTGTACAGTCTTGCTGTCGGCGGACAGGCAGGAGTCGAGAGGGCATTGCAGA TTCTTACCGAGGAGACGATTACGGCGATGAGGTTGCTTGGAGTCGAACGAGTTGACCAGCTTGGGTTGAGACAC ATCAACACCGATAGTCTGCAGTCCCAGCTCTATAGCGGGCCGCCAGGTCTTGAGGAAGTAGATAGAGAGTTGAGGTCCAGACTATAG
- a CDS encoding Lactose permease, producing MGRGYKTPRGPRRHWGCTNLGPQLLQEEPAGESFSAAIAAYLESRTANRFWVIGTAQSVTVNPTPSRPSPHHTPSLGTSQWYRNLQYERKLFDCKMDRRKEGPVLKHVDDVETGADTYAAIMATNKPNPRGPGYMKLYLLAGICFFCSTMNGERSSSDYTFSTLTYATKGYDSALLGSINALPNYTEYFGLPANGNASTGIVFAIFQVGRVSDLLGHQFLIPRMQVGQMCGALFIWMADWYGRTWHIFFGCLGVCVGAIITALSTSLPMFIGGRFILSFFATCAHTSAPLYLVELAPATYRGTIAGMYNTFYNVGSILATSAVYACHRYLSDKGDLDWRIPLWLQMVCPGLVCILIKFFPESPRWLVAQDRHDEAKNIIATYHTNGDLDHPLVDLQMKEMIGSVDPAHVPSWKDLFDLRVLVESRSSRYRLMLNVAFSWFGQFSGNNIISYYLPIMLSGVGITDTDTKLILNIIYSVVGWVFSTAGSRLHDVVGRRKMLITATSGMTVCLAVVAGCSAGYTDYGNTTASTASIVFIFLFGAIFAAGFTPMQPIYPAEVVSNRMRAKAMGTFKLTAGAAGFLNTFVGPIALSSIGYWFYVFFVSWDSFEVLFMYFFFVETKGFTLEELDDVFEAENPRKASVQAKKRQKRIMREGGLVT from the exons ATGGGCCGAGGATATAAAACCCCGCGtggacctcgtcgtcactgGGGATGCACAAACCTGGGGCCCCAATTGTTGCAAGAAGAACCGGCCGGGGAAAGCTTCAGTGCCGCCATCGCTGCCTATTTAGAGAGCCGGACCGCAAACCGTTTCTGGGTTATTGGGACTGCTCAGAGTGTAACAGTCAACCCTActccttctcgcccttcGCCACACCACACCCCATCCTTGGGCACAAGCCAATGGTATAGAAACCTCCAATACGAGAGGAAGTTGTTTGACTGCAAAATGGACAGAAGAAAGGAGGGCCCGGTCCTCAAACATGTGGACGATGTCGAGACGGGGGCCGATACCTACGcggccatcatggccacCAACAAACCCAACCCGCGAGGGCCTGGGTACATGAAGCTGTATCTTCTCGCCGGAATATGCTTTTTCTGTTCGACCATGAACGGTGAGAGGTCCTCTAGTGATTACACGTTTTCAACACTTACTTACGCTACGAAAGGTTACGACAGCGCTCTGCTGGGGTCCATCAACGCCCTGCCAAATTACACAGAATACTTTGGACTTCCTGCTAATGGAAACGCGAGCACCGGCATCGTCTTTGCCATATTCCAGGTTGGTCGCGTCTCGGATCTTCTTGGCCACCAGTTTTTAATACCCCGGATGCAGGTTGGCCAGATGTGCGGTGCCCTCTTCATCTGGATGGCGGATTGGTACGGCCGGACGTGGCATATCTTCTTCGGCTGCCTAGGCGTCTGCGTAGGAGCGATTATCACGGCACTTTCTACCAGCCTGCCCATGTTCATCGGCGGTCGGTTCATACTGTCCTTCTTCGCCACTTGCGCCCAcacctcggcgccgcttTACCTGGTCGAGCTGGCGCCTGCGACGTACCGAGGGACGATTGCAGGGATGTACAATACCTTTTACAACGTG GGCTCGATCCTGGCAACGTCAGCCGTGTATGCCTGCCACCGCTACCTCAGCGACAAGGGCGATCTGGACTGGCGTATTCCACTATGGCTGCAGATGGTCTGCCCTGGACTCGTGTGTATCTTGATCAAGTTCTTCCCCGAGTCGCCTCGATG GCTTGTGGCACAGGACCGCcacgacgaggccaagaacaTTATCGCGACCTACCATACCAACGGCGACCTGGATCACCCGCTGGTCGACTTGCAAATGAAGGAGATGATTGGCTCAGTCGACCCGGCTCATGTGCCGTCCTGGAAAGATCTCTTCGACCTGCGAGTCCTTGTCGAGAGCCGTTCTAGCCGTTACAGACTCATGCTCAACGTGGCTTTCTCCTGGTTTGGGCAGTTCAGCGGCAACAACATTA TCTCTTATTACCTTCCAATCATGCTTTCGGGTGTCGGTATCACCGACACCGACACCAAGCTGATTCTTAACATCATCTAttccgtcgtcggctgggTCTTCTCGACCGCCGGCTCGCGCCTCCACGACGTTGTAGGCCGCCGCAAGATGCTCATCACCGCCACCTCCGGCATGACCGTCTGCCTAGCCGTCGTCGCGGGCTGCTCGGCAGGCTATACCGACTACGGTAACACGACGGCGTCAACCgccagcatcgtcttcatcttcctgtTCGGCGCCATCTTCGCCGCGGGATTCACGCCGATGCAGCCCATCTacccggccgaggtcgtcagCAACAGGATGCGCGCCAAGGCCATGGGTACATTCAAGCTCAcggcgggcgcggccgggTTTCTGAACACGTTCGTTGGGCCGATTGCGCTGTCGAGT ATTGGATATTGGTTTTatgtcttcttcgtctcgtgGGACAGCTTCGAAGTCTTGTTCATGTACTTCTTCTTTGTTGAGACCAAGGGCTTCACATTAGAGGAACTGGATGACGTTTTCGAGGCCGAAAACCCACGCAAAGCGTCTGTGCAGGCCAAAAAGAGACAAAAGCGAATCATGAGGGAGGGCGGATTGGTTACTTGA